Proteins encoded together in one Terriglobia bacterium window:
- a CDS encoding LptA/OstA family protein produces the protein MNDRIQRHVRGRRWIKLLTGAGLVITAGIVLGAYWVGRSQRQAALPKPPGLPKDVNQQLSGVTFSRSDNGRQLFVIHAARTLAYKQGGATLLQDVYVEFFGRSEKRHDILRTPEGEYNQTTGNLSTPGDVELVLNASPRQLKDLAAKPDQPIDQKPAVADAARQPVYLRTSKVTSTEHGTQLESDTPVRFRLGDVSGSARGLIYGSDTSEITLKEDVQAVFHPAKEAHAGAPIEVSASRLHYAGPAEGVQLWGPVKIRQADRVVTASKGLISMNEQNRITEVLLQGNAHALDRTRTGELKLESDLMRGQLDPVTSRLATLVASGHARGQSTQGGALSQIKAHEVVLNFDPTTHVPANGVAMGGVRLTITQATRRQGDPSAPQMPGGKVSREDLATEKIDFAFRPRGKNLKAAETAGSGTLVLYPDNPKAGSRTITAAKFLMAFDSASHLESLRGTGGTQIVSAPPANSRNQRPAVSTAREMLATFDPATEVVLSVEQAGDFHFNNGTLEAKADRARDLAREQKVVLTGRPEVWDSSTRTRADQIVLALASNTAEGIGSVHAIHTDPKDPSALPTSVIAERMTADRRSQVVHYEGHVRAWRGTDVIESQSLDVYRNARRVSTNSRVLTSHLQAASGKADAQKGAASGLRPVTIGADRLDYFDEGRKARYAGNVEFDTEDTRIQSDRLDVHFSAGKTPADSEVDNAEAEGHVKIVQPMRYAKGENAVYDAQTGKVVMTGGPPTVYDTEKGTITGQRLTFYIHNDRLLVDGSANSPAISKHRVAQ, from the coding sequence GTGAACGACAGAATTCAACGACACGTCCGGGGTAGGCGGTGGATCAAGCTGCTGACCGGAGCGGGGCTGGTGATCACGGCGGGAATTGTGTTGGGCGCCTACTGGGTGGGCAGGTCCCAACGACAAGCGGCGCTGCCCAAACCTCCCGGGCTTCCAAAGGACGTCAACCAGCAGCTTTCCGGAGTCACCTTTTCCCGCTCAGATAACGGACGGCAGCTCTTTGTAATCCACGCGGCGCGCACGCTGGCCTACAAGCAAGGTGGCGCGACTTTGCTGCAGGACGTTTACGTGGAGTTCTTCGGGCGCTCGGAAAAACGCCACGACATCCTTCGAACACCGGAAGGCGAATACAATCAGACGACCGGGAACCTTTCGACGCCCGGCGATGTTGAGCTGGTGCTGAACGCCTCGCCCCGCCAACTGAAAGACCTGGCAGCAAAACCTGACCAGCCCATCGATCAGAAGCCCGCCGTCGCGGATGCCGCACGCCAGCCGGTGTATCTCAGAACATCAAAGGTGACTTCCACTGAGCACGGGACGCAGCTTGAGAGCGACACTCCGGTGCGGTTCCGTCTGGGGGACGTTTCAGGGTCTGCGCGGGGACTCATTTACGGCAGCGACACCAGCGAGATCACCCTGAAGGAGGATGTGCAGGCGGTGTTCCATCCCGCCAAAGAAGCGCACGCGGGCGCTCCGATAGAGGTGTCCGCCAGCCGCCTTCACTATGCCGGGCCTGCGGAAGGTGTGCAACTGTGGGGGCCGGTGAAAATCCGCCAGGCTGATCGGGTGGTTACGGCAAGCAAGGGATTGATTTCAATGAACGAGCAGAACCGGATTACAGAGGTCCTGCTGCAAGGCAATGCTCATGCGCTCGATAGAACGCGAACCGGCGAACTGAAGCTGGAGTCGGACCTGATGCGCGGACAGCTTGATCCCGTCACCAGCCGCCTCGCCACGCTCGTCGCGTCGGGGCACGCGCGGGGCCAATCAACTCAGGGCGGCGCGCTGAGCCAGATCAAAGCGCATGAGGTGGTCTTGAACTTCGATCCCACCACTCACGTTCCCGCCAATGGCGTGGCGATGGGTGGCGTCCGCCTGACCATTACCCAGGCAACGCGCCGGCAAGGTGATCCTTCAGCGCCGCAGATGCCGGGCGGAAAGGTCTCGAGGGAAGACCTCGCAACTGAAAAGATCGATTTCGCTTTTCGACCAAGGGGAAAAAATCTGAAGGCGGCCGAGACCGCAGGATCCGGAACGCTGGTCCTTTATCCTGATAACCCCAAGGCCGGCAGCAGGACGATAACCGCGGCGAAATTCCTGATGGCCTTCGACTCGGCGAGTCACCTCGAATCGCTTCGCGGAACCGGCGGGACGCAGATCGTCTCCGCTCCGCCTGCGAATTCACGGAACCAGCGTCCGGCGGTTTCGACTGCACGCGAGATGCTGGCGACGTTTGATCCGGCGACTGAAGTTGTACTATCGGTCGAACAGGCCGGGGATTTCCATTTCAACAACGGGACGCTGGAGGCGAAGGCCGACCGGGCCCGCGACCTTGCGCGCGAGCAGAAAGTGGTCCTGACGGGGAGGCCGGAAGTCTGGGATTCGAGCACTCGGACGCGCGCTGACCAGATTGTGCTGGCCCTTGCTTCGAACACGGCGGAGGGAATCGGCAGCGTGCATGCCATCCACACTGATCCGAAGGATCCCTCGGCGCTTCCCACCAGCGTGATTGCCGAGCGCATGACGGCTGACCGCCGCAGCCAGGTGGTCCATTACGAAGGGCACGTTCGTGCCTGGCGCGGGACGGACGTGATTGAATCGCAGTCGCTGGATGTTTATCGGAATGCGCGGCGTGTGAGCACGAATTCGCGGGTGCTAACCTCCCACCTTCAGGCCGCGTCTGGCAAAGCCGATGCGCAGAAGGGTGCCGCGTCAGGCCTGAGGCCGGTGACGATTGGGGCCGACCGGCTTGACTACTTTGATGAGGGCCGCAAGGCCCGCTATGCCGGTAACGTCGAGTTCGACACGGAAGATACGCGGATTCAATCAGACCGGCTGGACGTTCATTTTTCAGCCGGCAAGACGCCGGCGGATTCAGAAGTCGATAACGCCGAAGCCGAAGGACATGTGAAGATCGTGCAGCCCATGCGGTATGCTAAGGGTGAGAACGCCGTCTATGACGCGCAGACAGGAAAAGTTGTGATGACGGGTGGACCGCCGACCGTTTACGACACGGAAAAAGGAACGATCACGGGGCAACGTTTGACCTTCTATATTCACAATGACCGGTTGCTCGTGGATGGAAGCGCCAATTCCCCGGCTATATCCAAACACCGTGTCGCGCAGTGA
- a CDS encoding ROK family protein has protein sequence MSNVLAVDIGGTHFRLGLFDSGGHRLVLSEGRTEPSGGREWMLSELRKRADDLIAKSDQPVQSCGISFGGPVDYGRQQVSSMHVSGWQGFRLAQWVEDNFSLRCQVDNDANAGALGEFRYGAGRGTESMVYLTISTGIGGGVICGGRVHRGKDSLAGELGHIQVSDPGALCSCGARGCLETVASGTAIELRARGFARRKPEVMARTIELAGGNPDRITAELVFRAAGEGENGPQIIVREAARALARGLLTAIRILNPDVIILGGGVALSGAVLLGPVHEYLGECSASMLEHSTTVVQAGLGNYSPLYGAAALALELA, from the coding sequence ATGAGCAATGTGCTGGCCGTAGACATCGGCGGGACCCATTTCCGCCTGGGCCTCTTTGACTCCGGGGGCCATCGCCTTGTTCTCTCAGAAGGCCGGACCGAACCCTCTGGCGGGCGCGAATGGATGCTGAGTGAGCTGCGAAAGCGCGCCGATGACCTGATCGCAAAGTCGGACCAGCCTGTCCAGTCCTGCGGCATCAGTTTTGGCGGGCCGGTTGACTATGGGCGGCAACAGGTCAGTTCAATGCATGTCTCCGGGTGGCAGGGTTTCCGGCTGGCCCAATGGGTGGAAGATAATTTCAGCCTCAGGTGTCAGGTGGACAACGACGCCAATGCCGGGGCTTTGGGCGAGTTTCGTTATGGCGCCGGGCGCGGCACGGAATCGATGGTTTACCTCACCATCAGCACGGGCATCGGCGGAGGAGTGATTTGCGGCGGCAGAGTGCATCGAGGCAAGGACTCGCTGGCCGGAGAATTGGGCCACATCCAGGTGTCAGACCCGGGCGCCTTGTGCTCCTGCGGTGCGCGAGGATGCCTGGAAACCGTCGCTTCGGGAACTGCCATCGAACTGCGGGCGCGCGGGTTTGCGCGGAGAAAGCCGGAGGTGATGGCCAGGACCATCGAGCTTGCCGGCGGTAACCCGGATCGGATTACGGCTGAATTGGTCTTCCGCGCTGCCGGAGAAGGCGAAAATGGCCCGCAGATCATCGTGCGAGAAGCGGCGCGGGCGCTGGCCAGGGGCCTGCTGACCGCTATCCGCATCCTGAATCCCGATGTCATCATTCTGGGAGGCGGTGTGGCCCTCTCAGGCGCTGTCCTGCTGGGTCCTGTCCACGAGTACCTGGGTGAATGCTCAGCCTCAATGCTCGAGCACTCGACCACAGTCGTCCAGGCTGGACTGGGCAATTATTCGCCTCTTTACGGCGCCGCGGCCCTGGCCCTGGAACTTGCCTGA
- a CDS encoding alkaline phosphatase translates to MRQRICLFVFLVLTAQVCYARARNVILFLGDAGGIPTLNIASIRQYDDPQKLFIQHMPNIALSDTSAADEWVTDSAAGMTAIVTGQKTNNGVLSESSAAILGKKDGEALKTVLEYAEQHGLSTGVLTNMNLTDATPAACYAHVDDRGKSADIMGQMLKPRFGNGVEVAIGSGRDDVLAAAAKAGLNVESVARQKGYAFYSSIQEISPSDKRVIVLAPTGDFNVEDATSRAIHILSQNKRGYFLMVEWDMHTDNVESGLRHAIEMDNVVRQTAQSVGKDTLVIFTADHSFDIRLLNGKRGEPLLLPTPAPAGAKPPEPDIAVSDSHSGEQVLAAAQGPGAERVHGFIRNTDLFHIMMAAYGWEKGQTTSK, encoded by the coding sequence ATGCGACAGCGGATTTGCCTTTTCGTGTTCCTGGTTCTGACGGCGCAGGTGTGTTATGCGCGGGCCAGGAACGTAATTCTCTTTCTGGGTGACGCTGGCGGGATTCCCACTCTGAACATCGCGAGCATTCGCCAGTACGATGATCCCCAGAAACTGTTCATCCAGCACATGCCGAACATCGCCCTTTCCGATACCTCCGCGGCGGATGAATGGGTCACCGACTCGGCCGCCGGCATGACGGCCATTGTGACCGGCCAGAAAACCAACAACGGTGTTCTCTCTGAATCTTCTGCCGCCATTCTTGGAAAAAAAGACGGTGAAGCCCTGAAGACCGTTTTGGAGTATGCCGAGCAACACGGGCTTTCCACGGGCGTGCTGACCAACATGAATCTCACCGACGCAACTCCCGCGGCCTGCTATGCCCACGTAGACGACCGCGGCAAATCGGCAGACATCATGGGCCAGATGCTCAAGCCGCGCTTTGGCAATGGAGTGGAGGTGGCAATCGGTTCCGGGCGGGATGACGTTCTGGCCGCAGCCGCAAAGGCGGGCCTCAACGTGGAATCGGTGGCGCGCCAGAAGGGATATGCCTTCTACTCATCCATTCAGGAGATTTCGCCGTCAGACAAGCGCGTGATCGTCCTGGCTCCGACCGGCGATTTCAACGTCGAGGACGCCACCAGCCGCGCCATCCACATCCTCTCGCAGAACAAGCGGGGTTATTTTTTGATGGTGGAATGGGACATGCACACCGACAACGTGGAGAGCGGGCTGCGGCACGCCATCGAAATGGACAACGTCGTCCGGCAAACCGCTCAATCGGTGGGCAAGGATACGCTCGTGATCTTTACGGCGGACCACTCGTTCGATATCCGCTTGCTGAACGGAAAACGAGGCGAGCCGTTGCTGCTGCCGACACCCGCACCCGCAGGCGCCAAGCCGCCTGAGCCCGACATCGCAGTCAGCGACAGCCACTCGGGCGAGCAGGTCCTGGCGGCGGCCCAGGGGCCCGGAGCAGAGCGCGTCCACGGCTTCATCCGGAACACCGACCTGTTTCACATCATGATGGCCGCCTACGGCTGGGAAAAAGGCCAAACCACCAGCAAGTGA
- the lptB gene encoding LPS export ABC transporter ATP-binding protein: MHTLSTVDLAKAYKGRKVVDNISLTIAQGEVVGLLGPNGAGKTTTFYIIVGLVSPDSGQVVLDDTDITTYPMYLRARSGISYLPQEPSIFRKLTVEDNVLAVLETLPLTNHQRRERLEELLEDLGLQHVRRSHGYLLSGGERRRVEIARSLVISPSFILLDEPFSGIDPLTVLDIQEIIIRLKDSGIGVLVTDHNVRETLRVTDRAYIINNGRIFRAGSPEELGNDAEVKRIYLGDNFKLVV; the protein is encoded by the coding sequence ATGCATACTCTCTCTACGGTTGACCTGGCCAAGGCCTACAAAGGCCGCAAGGTGGTTGATAACATCAGCCTGACCATCGCTCAGGGCGAAGTTGTCGGCCTGCTGGGCCCGAACGGCGCGGGCAAAACAACCACCTTTTACATCATCGTCGGTCTGGTCAGCCCGGATTCCGGGCAGGTCGTCCTTGACGACACGGACATTACGACCTACCCCATGTACCTGAGGGCCAGGAGCGGGATCAGCTACCTGCCGCAGGAGCCTTCGATCTTTCGTAAGCTGACGGTGGAGGATAACGTTCTCGCCGTTCTGGAAACACTTCCGCTCACCAATCATCAGCGGCGCGAGCGCCTCGAAGAATTGCTTGAAGACCTCGGTTTACAACACGTTAGGCGCAGCCACGGGTATCTGCTCTCGGGAGGTGAAAGGCGGCGGGTGGAAATTGCACGTTCCCTCGTGATCTCACCATCGTTTATACTTCTAGATGAGCCGTTTTCCGGCATTGATCCCTTAACCGTCCTCGATATCCAGGAAATTATCATCCGGTTAAAGGATAGCGGCATCGGGGTATTGGTAACGGACCATAACGTACGGGAGACCCTGCGGGTGACCGACCGCGCTTATATCATTAATAACGGAAGAATCTTTCGGGCCGGCTCTCCCGAAGAGCTGGGGAACGACGCTGAAGTGAAGCGAATTTATCTCGGCGACAACTTCAAGCTGGTAGTGTGA
- the raiA gene encoding ribosome-associated translation inhibitor RaiA: protein MDVDFTGRQVNVTAGLRQYTHQRLRKLGRLLPGHPKLHVILIAEKHGRTAEITATFPDQTLVSVMEAVDNRSAIKGALDKLERQAVKRLARRRTKKRRPKPTANITLNVFQSSRVDHEERVAIESERLPVKPMSLEEAIESLEAVASGLVVFRNSESERVNVIYRRPDGKLGLVEPES from the coding sequence ATGGACGTTGATTTCACAGGACGTCAGGTGAATGTGACTGCCGGGCTGCGCCAGTACACTCACCAGCGCCTCAGGAAACTTGGCAGATTGCTTCCAGGCCATCCCAAACTGCATGTTATACTCATCGCGGAAAAGCACGGGCGCACGGCAGAAATCACCGCGACTTTTCCTGACCAGACGCTCGTCAGCGTGATGGAGGCGGTTGACAATCGAAGCGCCATCAAGGGAGCGCTCGACAAGCTCGAGCGGCAGGCGGTCAAGCGTCTGGCGCGAAGGCGGACGAAGAAGCGCCGCCCCAAACCGACGGCGAACATCACACTGAACGTTTTCCAGAGCAGCCGGGTTGACCACGAGGAACGCGTAGCGATTGAGTCCGAGCGCCTTCCGGTGAAGCCGATGAGCCTTGAGGAGGCCATCGAATCGCTGGAGGCGGTCGCCAGCGGACTCGTTGTCTTTCGCAACTCCGAAAGTGAGCGGGTGAACGTTATCTATCGGCGGCCCGACGGAAAACTGGGTCTCGTCGAGCCAGAATCCTGA
- a CDS encoding energy transducer TonB: METRLLGTSVREAADRIDLCSIREDDVDRAIADAKARTINSIFDSERFGIVARCRDSERLFTLPYPETLDMAALKRNAPRVAVLYGLESEIYKRAFGDKDIFHDITPGEDLELQRFGASLVTELRDGMYDLGFADENERGLCQANAPCDLGLTRDLLKGYEGPAHKPHEPTATLLDPEKYHLVRYVPPRYPPLALMAKIEGKVEVKISVDNASGTVKQVRAISGHPKLQKSAEDAVKNWGFRPTRIPITGPVSAVLNFSLGCVGSPHE, from the coding sequence GTGGAAACACGGCTGCTGGGCACCTCGGTACGGGAAGCGGCCGACCGCATCGACCTATGTTCCATTCGAGAAGACGATGTGGACCGTGCCATTGCGGACGCCAAGGCGAGAACAATCAACAGCATTTTCGATAGCGAGCGATTCGGAATAGTCGCCCGGTGTCGTGACTCAGAAAGGCTGTTCACGCTGCCTTATCCTGAGACGTTGGACATGGCAGCGCTGAAACGGAATGCACCGAGGGTCGCTGTACTCTATGGTTTGGAATCAGAGATATACAAGCGTGCTTTTGGGGACAAAGATATTTTTCATGATATAACGCCGGGTGAGGATCTTGAACTGCAACGCTTCGGGGCGTCGCTGGTCACGGAATTACGGGATGGAATGTACGATCTTGGCTTCGCAGACGAAAACGAAAGGGGATTGTGTCAAGCCAACGCTCCATGCGATTTGGGTTTGACCCGGGACCTGCTCAAGGGCTACGAAGGGCCTGCCCACAAGCCGCACGAACCCACAGCAACATTACTCGATCCAGAAAAATACCATTTGGTCAGATATGTCCCACCCCGATACCCGCCGCTCGCGTTGATGGCGAAAATCGAGGGGAAGGTTGAAGTTAAGATCAGCGTGGACAACGCAAGCGGAACCGTGAAACAGGTGCGCGCCATATCGGGCCATCCGAAGTTGCAAAAGTCCGCGGAGGATGCCGTAAAGAACTGGGGGTTTCGCCCTACTCGAATTCCCATTACAGGGCCCGTCTCCGCCGTGCTGAACTTTTCGCTTGGTTGCGTGGGCTCCCCACACGAATAG
- the rpoN gene encoding RNA polymerase factor sigma-54 produces the protein MGGPQPRIGLNLKVAQKQILTPGLVQMVSVLALNRLELREMINEEMIANPVLEEVPEDAPSMEEVAQKVEANGTPDLVPGENSAENGNRDSFEEIDFGSFFRDYLDPGFKAPAGEIYEKTSFENFLSQPSSLADHLEWQLSVSKCSEAVRSAADSIVGNLNEDGYLTTSVEEIARTGGHEQGDVEAALALVQEFDPLGVAARDVRECLLIQLRTMAPESSLAAQIVSDHLKLVQNKHYREIARALDRPVPAVERAVEVIRKLDPRPGQRYNKTQPQLIEPDVFIVKTSNGYEVRLNEDGLPQLRLSRQYRRLLSDLAATREVRSYVKERCNSALQLIKNIEQRKHTIARVCESIIQRQVEFLEKGIDFLRPMMIKEVAEEVGVHPSTVSRAVANKYAHTPQGVYELRYFFSESVQGPRGGNTSLIRLKRIVKQMIEDEEPAHPLTDESIMQHLREQGFDVTRRTVAKYREDMKIPSTHQRRVKG, from the coding sequence ATGGGCGGACCTCAACCCAGAATCGGCCTCAACCTCAAGGTGGCGCAGAAGCAGATCCTGACGCCTGGCCTTGTGCAGATGGTCAGCGTCCTGGCCCTCAACCGGCTCGAATTGCGAGAGATGATCAATGAGGAAATGATCGCCAATCCCGTCCTCGAAGAAGTTCCTGAGGACGCTCCCTCGATGGAGGAGGTGGCGCAAAAAGTTGAGGCCAACGGAACTCCGGACCTTGTTCCTGGTGAGAATTCTGCCGAAAACGGAAATCGGGATTCGTTTGAGGAGATTGATTTCGGGTCTTTCTTCCGCGATTACCTGGATCCGGGATTCAAGGCGCCTGCCGGCGAGATTTACGAAAAGACTTCTTTCGAAAACTTTCTCTCCCAGCCATCCTCGTTGGCTGACCATCTGGAATGGCAATTAAGCGTTTCCAAGTGCTCAGAAGCGGTGCGGAGCGCGGCGGACTCAATCGTTGGAAACCTGAATGAAGACGGTTATCTGACGACTTCGGTGGAAGAGATCGCCCGGACCGGAGGCCATGAGCAGGGCGACGTGGAAGCTGCCCTGGCGCTGGTCCAGGAATTTGATCCGCTCGGCGTGGCGGCAAGGGATGTCCGCGAGTGCCTTCTGATTCAGCTCCGCACGATGGCCCCTGAAAGCAGCCTGGCCGCCCAGATCGTTTCCGACCATCTGAAACTGGTTCAGAACAAGCATTACCGGGAGATTGCTCGCGCCCTTGACCGGCCGGTCCCGGCCGTCGAGAGGGCTGTTGAGGTGATCCGTAAGCTCGATCCGCGTCCAGGCCAGCGTTACAACAAGACGCAGCCGCAATTGATCGAGCCGGACGTTTTTATCGTCAAGACCAGCAACGGGTACGAAGTCCGCCTGAACGAGGACGGACTGCCCCAGTTGAGGCTCAGCCGGCAATACCGGCGCCTGCTCTCGGACCTGGCGGCAACGCGCGAGGTGCGCAGCTATGTGAAGGAGCGCTGCAATTCCGCATTGCAGCTCATCAAGAACATCGAGCAGCGCAAGCATACGATTGCGCGGGTGTGTGAGTCCATCATTCAACGCCAGGTGGAATTCCTCGAGAAGGGAATCGATTTTTTGCGGCCCATGATGATCAAAGAGGTGGCCGAAGAAGTCGGGGTGCATCCCTCGACCGTCAGCCGCGCGGTTGCCAATAAATATGCTCACACGCCGCAGGGCGTTTACGAGCTCCGCTATTTCTTTTCTGAATCCGTGCAAGGGCCGCGGGGAGGCAACACCTCGCTGATCCGCCTGAAGCGGATTGTGAAACAGATGATTGAAGACGAAGAACCTGCCCATCCCCTTACCGACGAAAGCATCATGCAGCATCTGCGTGAACAGGGTTTCGATGTCACCCGCCGGACAGTGGCGAAATACCGTGAAGACATGAAGATCCCCAGCACACACCAGCGCCGGGTCAAGGGATGA
- the rapZ gene encoding RNase adapter RapZ: MKTKRRHPGKVTRRLVVITGLSGSGKGSALKAFEDLGYYCVDNLPVGLIPRFADMCAAHGSRIRRSAVVVDIREGESLSQLPVTYQRLGRDGLNVALLFLEASDEALIHRFEETRRPHPLGRNLPVREGIRLERSLLKPMRHLADTVIDTSRMNVHELRELIQDRFGGRRRKTMLVSVLSFGFKHGVPHDADLVFDVRFLPNPNFVTGLREKSGIDPDVREYVESQALTREFISRVSDLLLFLLPNYVREGKSYLTIAIGCTGGRHRSVALAEHIGEFLEEEGFKTKVVHRDLERNHAE, encoded by the coding sequence ATGAAGACTAAGAGGCGCCATCCCGGCAAGGTAACCCGCCGGCTTGTTGTGATCACAGGCCTCAGCGGTTCGGGAAAGGGATCGGCGCTGAAGGCCTTCGAAGATCTGGGCTACTATTGCGTTGACAACCTTCCGGTGGGGTTGATTCCCAGGTTCGCTGACATGTGCGCGGCGCACGGAAGCCGCATCCGGCGTTCTGCCGTGGTTGTTGATATTCGCGAAGGAGAATCCCTCAGCCAGCTTCCCGTCACCTATCAGCGCCTGGGACGCGATGGTCTCAATGTGGCGCTGCTTTTTCTTGAAGCTTCCGATGAGGCGCTGATCCACCGATTCGAGGAGACCCGCCGGCCCCACCCCCTGGGCCGAAATCTGCCAGTCCGGGAAGGCATCCGCCTTGAGCGCTCTCTGCTTAAGCCCATGCGGCATCTTGCCGACACTGTGATCGACACCAGCCGGATGAACGTTCACGAGCTTCGCGAGTTGATTCAGGACCGGTTTGGAGGCCGCCGCCGCAAGACCATGCTGGTGTCCGTCCTGTCGTTCGGGTTCAAGCACGGGGTCCCGCATGATGCTGATCTGGTGTTCGACGTCCGTTTTTTGCCCAACCCGAATTTTGTGACAGGGCTGCGGGAAAAGTCCGGAATCGACCCCGACGTACGGGAATATGTGGAGTCGCAGGCCCTCACTCGCGAATTTATCAGCCGCGTTTCGGACTTGCTCCTCTTTCTGCTGCCGAACTATGTCCGCGAGGGCAAAAGTTATCTTACCATTGCCATCGGCTGCACCGGCGGACGCCACCGGTCCGTGGCGCTGGCCGAGCATATCGGCGAATTTCTGGAGGAAGAGGGCTTCAAAACCAAAGTCGTCCATCGCGACCTCGAACGGAACCACGCTGAGTGA
- the recJ gene encoding single-stranded-DNA-specific exonuclease RecJ — MRWELSTTDNEQAALLALELEISPLLGRLLVMRGITDPEAAHNFLNPCLDQLHNPFLMAGMREAVERLKRAVASQEKILIYGDYDVDGTTAVVVLLAALERLGARVDVHIPYRLKDGYGMRLPVVERAAAEGVTVLLSVDTGVREHEVVARAQQLGIDCIITDHHLPKDSLPPAHALLNPQRPDCRYPDKNLSGVGVAFKLVQGLLGDGMTDALLHSFLKIVAIGAIADVVPLVGENRVIAKFGLEGLRRPVAAGLTALMEVARLDGRAPTAGDIAFRIAPRMNAAGRMEDARAVIELLRTTDVIKARQIAGHLDQLNSERQRAEESILNEIDAMVKAQPEFGGRYSLVFAGAGWHRGVIGIVAQRLVERHYRPTLVIGIENGSGQGSGRSIANFHLLNALTDCENIFERFGGHAAAAGFALPSSRIAELTERFEAYARKSLAPEDLVALLRVDAEVELDQMDWPVYEQLKRMEPFGMGNPTPVFVARGLRLTQPPRVLNEKHLKLRVANGSRNWDAIGWRQAGQAKLLEACAAFDLAFTLDENTWQGMSSLQMVIKDLQLSAR; from the coding sequence ATGCGGTGGGAACTGAGCACAACTGACAACGAGCAGGCGGCGCTGCTGGCGCTGGAGCTGGAAATATCTCCGCTGCTGGGGCGGCTGCTGGTGATGCGCGGCATTACGGACCCTGAAGCGGCGCACAATTTTCTGAATCCCTGTCTCGATCAGCTTCACAATCCCTTTCTGATGGCCGGCATGCGCGAGGCAGTCGAGCGGCTGAAGCGGGCCGTGGCCAGCCAGGAAAAAATCCTGATTTACGGCGACTATGACGTGGATGGGACGACGGCCGTGGTGGTGCTGCTGGCTGCGCTCGAGCGGCTTGGCGCGCGCGTGGACGTCCACATTCCCTACCGGCTGAAAGACGGCTACGGCATGCGCCTGCCGGTGGTGGAGCGCGCGGCGGCCGAGGGCGTCACCGTGCTGCTCAGCGTGGACACCGGGGTCCGCGAGCACGAGGTGGTGGCCCGCGCGCAGCAACTGGGAATCGACTGCATCATCACCGACCATCACCTGCCGAAGGATTCGCTGCCGCCGGCGCACGCCCTGCTCAACCCGCAGCGGCCCGACTGCCGGTACCCCGACAAAAATCTTTCGGGCGTGGGCGTGGCCTTCAAGCTGGTGCAGGGCCTGCTGGGCGACGGGATGACCGACGCGCTGCTGCATTCGTTTTTGAAGATTGTGGCCATCGGCGCCATTGCCGACGTGGTTCCGCTGGTGGGCGAGAACCGCGTGATTGCGAAGTTTGGCCTGGAAGGATTGCGGCGGCCCGTCGCGGCGGGGCTGACGGCGCTGATGGAGGTGGCGCGCCTGGATGGCCGCGCGCCCACGGCGGGCGACATCGCCTTCCGCATTGCGCCGCGCATGAACGCCGCCGGACGCATGGAAGACGCCCGCGCGGTGATCGAACTGCTGCGCACCACGGACGTCATCAAGGCGCGGCAGATTGCCGGACATCTCGACCAGTTGAACAGCGAACGGCAGCGCGCGGAAGAATCCATCCTGAACGAGATTGACGCTATGGTGAAGGCGCAGCCGGAATTCGGCGGGCGTTACAGCCTGGTGTTCGCGGGCGCCGGCTGGCACCGCGGCGTGATTGGAATCGTGGCGCAGCGCCTGGTGGAGCGGCATTACCGTCCCACGCTGGTGATTGGCATCGAGAACGGCAGCGGACAGGGCTCCGGCCGCTCGATTGCAAACTTCCACCTGCTGAATGCGCTGACAGATTGCGAGAATATTTTTGAGCGCTTCGGTGGTCACGCGGCCGCGGCGGGATTTGCTTTGCCGTCCAGCCGCATCGCGGAATTGACGGAGCGCTTCGAAGCCTACGCCAGAAAGTCCTTGGCACCCGAGGACTTGGTGGCGCTGCTGCGCGTCGATGCCGAGGTCGAGCTCGACCAGATGGATTGGCCAGTGTATGAGCAGTTGAAGCGCATGGAACCGTTTGGCATGGGAAATCCCACTCCGGTGTTTGTGGCGCGCGGGCTGCGGCTGACGCAGCCGCCTCGGGTGCTGAACGAAAAACATTTGAAGCTCCGGGTTGCCAACGGCTCGCGCAACTGGGACGCCATCGGGTGGCGACAAGCCGGGCAGGCCAAATTGCTCGAGGCCTGCGCCGCCTTCGACCTGGCCTTCACTCTGGATGAAAACACATGGCAGGGAATGTCGTCACTGCAAATGGTGATTAAGGATTTGCAGTTGAGCGCCCGATAG